In the genome of Brachypodium distachyon strain Bd21 chromosome 3, Brachypodium_distachyon_v3.0, whole genome shotgun sequence, the window CAACcgaagcagagcagagcagaggaaTTGAGCTCGGCTAGCTGGAGATCAAGATCCGGCAGGCAGCCATGACGACCGGCGGCGTTGCCAACGTCCACAGCGACATGGACAGCACCAACAAGACGCTGCTCAAGAGCGACGCCCTCTACAAGTACGTCCTCGACACCACCGTCCTCCCCCGCGAGCACCAGTGCATGCGCGACCTCCGCCTCGTCACCGACCAGCACAAATGGTACCTAGATCTCTCCCCATCATCCAGCCAGCAAATTCGATCCAATCCCCATCGATCCATCGGGTCAAATTCTGATCTGATCGATTTCGGGTGCTTTGCAGGGGGTTCATGCAGTCGTCGGCGGACGAGGCGCAGCTGCTGGGGATGCTGATCAAGATGAGCGGCGCCAAGAACACGATCGAGGTCGGCGTCTTcacgggctactcgctcctgGCCACAGCCCTGGCCCTGCCTGAAGACGGCAAGGTGGTGGCCATCGACCCGGACAGGGAGTGCTACGAGGTGGGGAAGCCATTCATCGAGAAGGCCGGGGTGGCGCACAAGGTGGACTTCCGCGAGGGCAAAGGGCTGGACCGCCTGGACGAGCTCCTGGCCGACCCGGCCAACGAAGGCAGCTTCGACTTCGCCTTCGTCGACGCCGACAAGCCCAACTACGTCAAGTACCACGAGCAGCTGCTCAAGCTGGTCAAGGTTGGGGGCACCATCATCTATGATAACACGCTCTGGGGCGGCACCGTCGCGCTCCCGGCCGGCACCCCCATGTCCGACCTCGACGCCAGGTTCTCTGTCGCTATTAAGGATCTCAACACCaggctcgccgccgacgagcgcATCGACATCTGccagctcgccgtcgccgatgGCGTCACCatctgccgccgcctcgtctgATCTGATCCATGGAATCCATGGATCCAGCAACAATTTGCTGTGCCAGTCCGGCATGGGTGCTGCTGATGCGACCGGTTCAGTTCAATTCCCCGCTTTTAATCATCAATCAGTTGTTAATTAAATTTACTGTCGGCGCTAGCCAGCGTTCGATCTGGTGGCTGGTTTCGGACTTTTCGAATAAGAATTTTGGGAGCTGAAATCTAAGGGATGATGAGAAGGTCGTACAACTAGTGCCGACAATCACGGCGTGTGATGGGGGTGTCAGACTGTCAGTGTTTCATATACTTCTACTATTGATTTGAGATTCTTATATGCTCGAAATGTAATATTGATTGCGATTTCGACTTGATCACTCGTCGCTGGAATGTGCGTCTACTTGCCTATTCTGACCTTCAAGCCTTACCCACTGTCCCAGTGGGTAGATTTGGCCGAGGAGTACAAGGCAAGTTGCCCTGAGCAACTGTTTCTGTAGCCTGTAGGTGGACCAATTTTTAACATCCCGAGAAAGGATTGCTTGGCGAGCCTGCTGCGACCTCCCCCTCGACAGTCAAGAACCAGGACAAGCGTGGAGGTAAAGGACTTAAATGACTAGTACTCCACAATTGGCAGCGTCGGTAGCAGGGGCCAGAAGGAAATGAAAATGCACTGGTGGCATACGTGACTGTCACTAATTTCCAGTACCGATGCCAACGGCAGAATACACTCTGCCTGATTCTCCGCATTGACAAAGTAATCTCCACCACGCGCATGAAAGTGCGTTCGGTCAACAGTATGCCAATATTAAGGTTTGATGGCACACTTTGTACTGCGCCGTGTATTTGGAAACGGAGGAAATAATGCGTACATGCATGCCCAATCTTGGAGCAGAACTGTCAGGGGAACACACCAGTAGTATGGGGGTCGCAAAACACGCTTTTTCTCCTTTGATGGTGGAGATAGCGGAGAGAACCTCGTGCAAGGAAAACTTAGAGCGGAAACAAAATGTGCGTGCAAAATTGTAttcctccgttcaacaaaagatgtctcaagtttatcaaattttggatatatctagacatgacttagtgcatagatgcatttaaatttggtcaaagttgaaacatcctTTGTTTGACGGAGGAGTAATAGATTCACGGAGCTGACAGTGATCATAATTCATGACAAGTGGCGGACCCAGGTTTTCAATATTGGGGGTGAAAAATTGTGTATTTCCAATATTGGGTGGGACAAATACATTgcaatttattattttttgatatttttataatttttactTATGATATAAAAGGATTTTCAAATTTATTGGGTGGGGCGGACCCCACCCAATTACCCGGCTGGGTCCGCCCCTTGTTAGTATCATGTCAATCCGTTCATGTTTAGTAGGCCGCGAGCACGGTTGGTCACTAGCTTTTGCTGCTGATGGCAACGGAGGCGCACGTGTTGTTGTCTTGTCGACGGGCGGGCCGGCACGGGAGGAGGTAGGCACGGGCCGTGGGAGTTCTCCCGGCCCCAGCGGCTAGTCCTCACAGGCTCGCAGCCCACTATAATTCTAGCATGCGAGATTAGTTAAGGCCCACGGGAGGGGGGGAGGCATGTGTGGGCTGCCATGT includes:
- the LOC100835440 gene encoding tricin synthase 1 gives rise to the protein MTTGGVANVHSDMDSTNKTLLKSDALYKYVLDTTVLPREHQCMRDLRLVTDQHKWGFMQSSADEAQLLGMLIKMSGAKNTIEVGVFTGYSLLATALALPEDGKVVAIDPDRECYEVGKPFIEKAGVAHKVDFREGKGLDRLDELLADPANEGSFDFAFVDADKPNYVKYHEQLLKLVKVGGTIIYDNTLWGGTVALPAGTPMSDLDARFSVAIKDLNTRLAADERIDICQLAVADGVTICRRLV